In a single window of the Rhodamnia argentea isolate NSW1041297 chromosome 2, ASM2092103v1, whole genome shotgun sequence genome:
- the LOC125313742 gene encoding protein PHOSPHATE-INDUCED 1-like: MASFYASKAALPTLFLALCLLQMASATRRLAELVQDQSPRMLYHNGPLLSGKISVNLIWYGGFKPSQRTIVSDFVASLSSDPLVTQAPPSVSQWWKTVDKYYHLSSSKTQMPSLTFSLGRQVLDEGYSLGKSLTSKHLVELASRGEQRNAVNIVLTSSDVAVEEFCMSRCGSHGSAVGSGKVNGRRSKFAYIWVGNSETQCPGQCAWPFHQPLYGPQSSPLVAPNGDVGVDGMVINLAGLLAGTATNPFSNGYYQGEAGASLEAASACTGIYANGAYPGYAGNLLVDEATGASYNAHGVNGRKYLVPALYDPSTSSCSTLV, from the coding sequence ATGGCATCGTTCTACGCTTCTAAAGCAGCTCTTCCGACGCTCTTCCTCGCCCTCTGCCTCCTCCAGATGGCCTCCGCCACCAGGAGGTTGGCGGAGCTGGTCCAAGACCAGTCCCCGCGAATGCTGTACCATAATGGCCCTCTCCTCTCCGGCAAGATCTCCGTCAACCTCATCTGGTACGGCGGCTTCAAGCCCTCCCAGCGCACCATCGTCTCCGACTTCGTCGCCTCGCTGTCTTCGGACCCTTTGGTCACTCAGGCCCCTCCTTCCGTCTCTCAGTGGTGGAAGACGGTCGATAAGTACTACCACCTCTCGTCCTCCAAGACACAAATGCCTTCGCTCACGTTCTCGCTCGGGAGGCAAGTCCTCGACGAGGGCTACTCGCTCGGGAAGTCCCTCACCAGCAAGCACCTCGTCGAGCTCGCGTCCCGGGGAGAGCAGCGGAACGCCGTCAACATCGTGCTCACCTCCTCCGACGTCGCCGTCGAGGAGTTCTGCATGAGCCGTTGCGGCTCCCACGGCTCCGCCGTTGGCTCCGGCAAGGTCAACGGCAGAAGGTCCAAGTTCGCCTACATCTGGGTGGGCAACTCGGAGACCCAGTGCCCGGGGCAGTGCGCGTGGCCGTTCCACCAGCCCCTGTACGGCCCGCAGAGCTCGCCTCTGGTGGCGCCCAACGGAGACGTGGGCGTCGACGGGATGGTGATCAACCTCGCAGGCCTCCTAGCGGGGACGGCCACGAACCCGTTCTCGAACGGGTACTACCAGGGCGAGGCGGGGGCGTCGCTGGAGGCGGCGTCGGCATGCACCGGGATCTACGCCAACGGGGCGTACCCGGGCTACGCCGGGAACTTGCTGGTGGATGAGGCGACGGGGGCGAGCTACAACGCGCACGGCGTCAACGGGAGGAAGTACCTGGTCCCGGCTCTCTACGATCCGTCCACGTCGTCCTGTTCGACGCTGGTGTGA
- the LOC125313741 gene encoding protein PHOSPHATE-INDUCED 1-like encodes MASFYATKAALPTLFLSLCLLQMASATRRLAELVQDQSPPMLYHNGPLLSGKISVNLIWYGGFKPSQRTIVSDFVASLSSDSSVSQAPPSVSQWRKTVDKYYRLSSSKKQTPSLTISLGRQVLDEGHSLGKSLTNKHLVELASRGEQRNAVNIVLTSSDVAVEGFCMSRCGSHGSAVGSGKVNGRRSKFAYIWVGNSEIQCPGQCAWPFHQPLYGPQSPPLVAPNGDVGVDGMVINLAGLLAGTATNPFSNGYYQGEAGASLEAASACTGIYANGAYPGYAGNLLVDEATGASYNAHGVNGRKYLVPALYDPSTSSCSTLV; translated from the coding sequence ATGGCATCGTTCTACGCTACTAAAGCAGCTCTTCCGAcgctcttcctctccctctgccTCCTCCAGATGGCCTCCGCCACCAGGAGGCTGGCCGAGCTGGTCCAAGACCAGTCCCCGCCCATGCTGTACCATAACGGCCCTCTCCTCTCCGGCAAGATCTCCGTCAACCTCATCTGGTACGGCGGCTTCAAGCCCTCCCAGCGCACCATCGTCTCCGACTTCGTCGCCTCGCTGTCTTCCGACTCTTCGGTTTCTCAGGCCCCTCCTTCCGTCTCTCAGTGGCGGAAGACGGTCGATAAGTACTACCGCCTCTCGTCCTCCAAGAAACAAACCCCTTCGCTCACGATCTCGCTCGGGAGGCAAGTCCTCGACGAGGGCCACTCGCTCGGGAAGTCCCTCACCAACAAGCACCTCGTCGAGCTCGCGTCCCGGGGCGAGCAGCGGAACGCCGTCAACATCGTACTCACCTCCTCCGACGTCGCCGTCGAGGGGTTCTGCATGAGCCGTTGCGGCTCCCACGGCTCCGCCGTCGGCTCCGGTAAGGTCAACGGCAGAAGGTCCAAGTTCGCCTACATCTGGGTGGGCAACTCGGAGATCCAGTGCCCGGGGCAGTGCGCGTGGCCGTTCCACCAGCCTCTGTACGGCCCGCAGAGCCCGCCGCTTGTGGCCCCCAACGGAGACGTGGGCGTCGACGGGATGGTAATCAACCTCGCAGGCCTCCTCGCGGGGACGGCCACGAACCCGTTCTCGAACGGGTACTACCAGGGCGAGGCGGGGGCGTCGCTGGAGGCGGCGTCGGCATGCACCGGGATCTACGCCAACGGGGCGTACCCGGGCTACGCCGGGAACTTGCTGGTGGATGAGGCGACGGGAGCGAGCTACAACGCGCACGGCGTCAACGGGAGGAAGTACCTGGTCCCGGCTCTCTACGATCCGTCCACGTCGTCCTGTTCGACGCTGGTGTGA
- the LOC125313738 gene encoding protein PHOSPHATE-INDUCED 1-like gives MASFYASKAALPTLFLSLCLLHMASATRRLAELVQDQSPPMLYHNGPLLSGKISVNLIWYGGFKPSQRTIVSDFVASLSSDSSVAQAPPSVSQWWKTVDKYYHLSSSKKQTPSLTLSLGRQVLDEGYSLGKSLTSKHLVELASRGEQRNAVNIVLTSSDVAVEGFCMSRCGSHGSAVGSSVGSGKVNGRRSKFAYIWVGNSEIQCPGQCAWPFHQPLYGPQSPPLVAPNGDVGVDGMVINLAGLLAGTATNPFSNGYYQGEAGASLEAASACTGIYANGAYPGYAGNLLVDEATGASYNAHGVNGRKYLVPALYDPSTSSCSTLV, from the coding sequence ATGGCATCGTTCTACGCTTCTAAAGCAGCTCTTCCGAcgctcttcctctccctctgccTCCTCCACATGGCCTCCGCCACCAGGAGGCTGGCCGAGCTGGTCCAAGACCAGTCCCCCCCCATGCTGTACCATAATGGCCCTCTCCTCTCCGGCAAGATCTCCGTCAACCTCATCTGGTACGGCGGCTTCAAGCCCTCCCAGCGCACCATCGTCTCCGACTTCGTCGCCTCGCTGTCTTCCGACTCTTCGGTCGCTCAGGCCCCTCCTTCCGTGTCTCAGTGGTGGAAGACAGTCGATAAGTACTACCACCTCTCGTCCTCCAAGAAACAAACGCCTTCGCTCACGCTCTCGCTCGGGAGGCAAGTCCTCGACGAGGGCTACTCGCTCGGGAAGTCCCTCACCAGCAAGCACCTCGTCGAGCTCGCGTCCCGGGGCGAGCAGCGGAACGCCGTCAACATCGTGCTCACCTCCTCGGACGTCGCCGTCGAGGGCTTCTGCATGAGCCGTTGCGGCTCCCACGGCTCCGCCGTCGGCTCTTCCGTCGGCTCCGGCAAGGTCAACGGCAGAAGGTCCAAGTTCGCCTACATCTGGGTGGGCAACTCGGAGATCCAGTGCCCGGGGCAGTGCGCGTGGCCGTTCCACCAGCCCCTGTACGGCCCGCAGAGCCCGCCGCTTGTGGCCCCCAACGGAGACGTCGGCGTCGACGGGATGGTAATCAACCTCGCAGGCCTCCTCGCCGGGACCGCCACGAACCCGTTCTCGAACGGGTACTACCAGGGCGAGGCGGGGGCGTCGCTGGAGGCGGCGTCGGCGTGCACCGGGATCTACGCCAACGGTGCGTACCCGGGCTACGCCGGGAACTTGCTGGTGGATGAGGCGACGGGGGCGAGCTACAACGCGCACGGCGTCAACGGGAGGAAGTATCTGGTCCCGGCTCTCTACGATCCGTCCACGTCGTCCTGTTCGACGCTGGTGTGA